The genomic stretch GCTTACCTTCATGCTCGGCGTGACCCCCCAAGGTCAGCGTCTTTTCATATTTCTCACACTTCAGGCAAGGGCGATACCAGTCCTGACCCAGGGAGGTCACCCGCTCAGCAAAGTACACCTCCTTGTTGCACTTGGGGCACTTGGGCATGGTGGTGCCTGGTCCGGGGTGGGTGGCTGAGCGGGAGCAGAGCTGAGTGCTCTGACTCTATGTCAGAGCATTATGAAATAAGGCACTGAATATATTGACCACAGGGACTCTGAAAACATGCAAGATGCTGAATCATGTTTAATAGGGATGAAGATAGGAAGCCAGGTCCAATGTCCTTAATGAATGTGGAGAGATGAGTGGGAGTAGATAAAATAGGAACAGTTTAAGATTATTAAAAAGAGTTACACattgctaaaaaataaatatttatgatttggAAGAGACAAAAAATACATCCCTTTCTTTCCAACTCAGAGTCAATTTTCAATTAAGGTAAGTGAcagaaaattcagtaaaataaaattgtactgGGAATTTTTTTTAGGAAACTCCTGAGAagtatctttataatttctttttctgaagttttgcATACAATTTATTTAGTACAAAGTTTTTTTACTTATGTAGATCTACCTGGGATCTAATATCCTGTTATGTAGATGTGTCTGCTAATTTTGCGGGTCTGAGAGTGTTTCCAGGAAATTCAGCTACGTATAAGGTGACAGGCTCGGTAAATCACAAATGTGAATTTATTGCATTATTCTATTCCCTGAGT from Physeter macrocephalus isolate SW-GA chromosome 2, ASM283717v5, whole genome shotgun sequence encodes the following:
- the LOC102991849 gene encoding cysteine-rich protein 1-like — encoded protein: MPKCPKCNKEVYFAERVTSLGQDWYRPCLKCEKYEKTLTLGGHAEHEGKPYCTYPCYAAMFGPKGFGHGGAESHTFK